The proteins below are encoded in one region of Struthio camelus isolate bStrCam1 chromosome 11, bStrCam1.hap1, whole genome shotgun sequence:
- the LOC104150570 gene encoding P2R1A-PPP2R2A-interacting phosphatase regulator 1 isoform X2, whose translation MAQEKMELDLELPPGSAAAPGDGGGLRRSNSAPLIHGLSDNSQVFQANVLRTRRNSTTVMNRHSLFVPSSPVRIPSSRLHQIKQSDNDCEKSSSPKQVDFIPVSPAPSPTRGIGKQCFSPSLQSLVSSSGLPPSPSPSPTRRFPSRRSQSPINCIRPSVLGSIKRKGVTEMEDHPKRLFQGSSSMLTPEVSHQTDLGGCLSSRGLDDNRSSAGSSCDSPAEVGTNTGSPVSLSDSRSPFVPVDLTAKLPIN comes from the exons atggCTCAGGAGAAAATGGAGCTGGACCTGGAGCTGCCGCCGGggagcgccgcggcgccgggcgacGGGGGCGGGCTGAGGCGGTCGAACAGCGCCCCCCTCATCCACGGGCTCAG TGATAATTCACAGGTGTTCCAGGCTAACGTTTTGCGAACCCGCAGGAACAGTACAACAGTTATGAATCGTCATAGTCTG TTTGTGCCATCATCTCCTGTTCGTATTCCTAGCAGCCGTCTTCATCAAATCAAACAG AGTGACAATGATTGTGAAAAGTCGTCATCACCAAAGCAAGTAGACTTTATCCCAGTTTCTCCAGCTCCTTCACCTACCAGAGGAATAGGGAAG CAATGTTTCTCACCATCTTTGCAAAGTTTGGTGAGTAGTAGTGGATTACCTCCAAGTCCTAGCCCAAGTCCAACAAGGCGATTTCCAAG CAGGAGAAGCCAGAGTCCTATTAATTGCATTCGACCAAGCGTTCTTGggtcaataaaaagaaaag GTGTAACAGAGATGGAAGATCATCCAAAAAGATTATTCCAAGGATCCTCCAGCATGCTTACCCCTGAAGTTTCACATCAGACAGACCTTGGGGGATG TCTGTCGTCACGTGGTCTTGATGACAATAGAAGCAGTGCAGGCTCTTCGTGTGACTCACCAGCTGAGGTTGGCACCAACACAGGCTCTCCGGTCTCACTTTCTGACTCCAGATCTCCGTTTGTACCAGTAGATCTTACAGCTAAGTTACCTATTAATTGA
- the LOC104150570 gene encoding P2R1A-PPP2R2A-interacting phosphatase regulator 1 isoform X1, with protein sequence MAQEKMELDLELPPGSAAAPGDGGGLRRSNSAPLIHGLSDNSQVFQANVLRTRRNSTTVMNRHSLFVPSSPVRIPSSRLHQIKQEEGMNLINRETVHEREVQVAMQMSQSWEESLSLSDNDCEKSSSPKQVDFIPVSPAPSPTRGIGKQCFSPSLQSLVSSSGLPPSPSPSPTRRFPRRSQSPINCIRPSVLGSIKRKGVTEMEDHPKRLFQGSSSMLTPEVSHQTDLGGCLSSRGLDDNRSSAGSSCDSPAEVGTNTGSPVSLSDSRSPFVPVDLTAKLPIN encoded by the exons atggCTCAGGAGAAAATGGAGCTGGACCTGGAGCTGCCGCCGGggagcgccgcggcgccgggcgacGGGGGCGGGCTGAGGCGGTCGAACAGCGCCCCCCTCATCCACGGGCTCAG TGATAATTCACAGGTGTTCCAGGCTAACGTTTTGCGAACCCGCAGGAACAGTACAACAGTTATGAATCGTCATAGTCTG TTTGTGCCATCATCTCCTGTTCGTATTCCTAGCAGCCGTCTTCATCAAATCAAACAG GAAGAAGGAATGAATTTGATAAACAGAGAAACAGTACATGAAAG AGAAGTGCAAGTAGCAATGCAGATGAGCCAGTCATGGGAGGAGAGCTTGAGCCTG AGTGACAATGATTGTGAAAAGTCGTCATCACCAAAGCAAGTAGACTTTATCCCAGTTTCTCCAGCTCCTTCACCTACCAGAGGAATAGGGAAG CAATGTTTCTCACCATCTTTGCAAAGTTTGGTGAGTAGTAGTGGATTACCTCCAAGTCCTAGCCCAAGTCCAACAAGGCGATTTCCAAG GAGAAGCCAGAGTCCTATTAATTGCATTCGACCAAGCGTTCTTGggtcaataaaaagaaaag GTGTAACAGAGATGGAAGATCATCCAAAAAGATTATTCCAAGGATCCTCCAGCATGCTTACCCCTGAAGTTTCACATCAGACAGACCTTGGGGGATG TCTGTCGTCACGTGGTCTTGATGACAATAGAAGCAGTGCAGGCTCTTCGTGTGACTCACCAGCTGAGGTTGGCACCAACACAGGCTCTCCGGTCTCACTTTCTGACTCCAGATCTCCGTTTGTACCAGTAGATCTTACAGCTAAGTTACCTATTAATTGA
- the LOC104150570 gene encoding P2R1A-PPP2R2A-interacting phosphatase regulator 1 isoform X5, with amino-acid sequence MAQEKMELDLELPPGSAAAPGDGGGLRRSNSAPLIHGLSDNSQVFQANVLRTRRNSTTVMNRHSLFVPSSPVRIPSSRLHQIKQEEGMNLINRETVHEREVQVAMQMSQSWEESLSLSDNDCEKSSSPKQVDFIPVSPAPSPTRGIGKQCFSPSLQSLVSSSGLPPSPSPSPTRRFPSRRSQSPINCIRPSVLGSIKRKGVTEMEDHPKRLFQGSSSMLTPEVSHQTDLGGCLSSRGLDDNRSSAGSSCDSPAEVGTNTGSPVSLSDSRSPFVPVDLTAKLPIN; translated from the exons atggCTCAGGAGAAAATGGAGCTGGACCTGGAGCTGCCGCCGGggagcgccgcggcgccgggcgacGGGGGCGGGCTGAGGCGGTCGAACAGCGCCCCCCTCATCCACGGGCTCAG TGATAATTCACAGGTGTTCCAGGCTAACGTTTTGCGAACCCGCAGGAACAGTACAACAGTTATGAATCGTCATAGTCTG TTTGTGCCATCATCTCCTGTTCGTATTCCTAGCAGCCGTCTTCATCAAATCAAACAG GAAGAAGGAATGAATTTGATAAACAGAGAAACAGTACATGAAAG AGAAGTGCAAGTAGCAATGCAGATGAGCCAGTCATGGGAGGAGAGCTTGAGCCTG AGTGACAATGATTGTGAAAAGTCGTCATCACCAAAGCAAGTAGACTTTATCCCAGTTTCTCCAGCTCCTTCACCTACCAGAGGAATAGGGAAG CAATGTTTCTCACCATCTTTGCAAAGTTTGGTGAGTAGTAGTGGATTACCTCCAAGTCCTAGCCCAAGTCCAACAAGGCGATTTCCAAG CAGGAGAAGCCAGAGTCCTATTAATTGCATTCGACCAAGCGTTCTTGggtcaataaaaagaaaag GTGTAACAGAGATGGAAGATCATCCAAAAAGATTATTCCAAGGATCCTCCAGCATGCTTACCCCTGAAGTTTCACATCAGACAGACCTTGGGGGATG TCTGTCGTCACGTGGTCTTGATGACAATAGAAGCAGTGCAGGCTCTTCGTGTGACTCACCAGCTGAGGTTGGCACCAACACAGGCTCTCCGGTCTCACTTTCTGACTCCAGATCTCCGTTTGTACCAGTAGATCTTACAGCTAAGTTACCTATTAATTGA
- the LOC104150570 gene encoding P2R1A-PPP2R2A-interacting phosphatase regulator 1 isoform X4 codes for MAQEKMELDLELPPGSAAAPGDGGGLRRSNSAPLIHGLSDNSQVFQANVLRTRRNSTTVMNRHSLFVPSSPVRIPSSRLHQIKQEEGMNLINRETVHEREVQVAMQMSQSWEESLSLSDNDCEKSSSPKQVDFIPVSPAPSPTRGIGKQCFSPSLQSLVSSSGLPPSPSPSPTRRFPRRSQSPINCIRPSVLGSIKRKVCRHVVLMTIEAVQALRVTHQLRLAPTQALRSHFLTPDLRLYQ; via the exons atggCTCAGGAGAAAATGGAGCTGGACCTGGAGCTGCCGCCGGggagcgccgcggcgccgggcgacGGGGGCGGGCTGAGGCGGTCGAACAGCGCCCCCCTCATCCACGGGCTCAG TGATAATTCACAGGTGTTCCAGGCTAACGTTTTGCGAACCCGCAGGAACAGTACAACAGTTATGAATCGTCATAGTCTG TTTGTGCCATCATCTCCTGTTCGTATTCCTAGCAGCCGTCTTCATCAAATCAAACAG GAAGAAGGAATGAATTTGATAAACAGAGAAACAGTACATGAAAG AGAAGTGCAAGTAGCAATGCAGATGAGCCAGTCATGGGAGGAGAGCTTGAGCCTG AGTGACAATGATTGTGAAAAGTCGTCATCACCAAAGCAAGTAGACTTTATCCCAGTTTCTCCAGCTCCTTCACCTACCAGAGGAATAGGGAAG CAATGTTTCTCACCATCTTTGCAAAGTTTGGTGAGTAGTAGTGGATTACCTCCAAGTCCTAGCCCAAGTCCAACAAGGCGATTTCCAAG GAGAAGCCAGAGTCCTATTAATTGCATTCGACCAAGCGTTCTTGggtcaataaaaagaaaag TCTGTCGTCACGTGGTCTTGATGACAATAGAAGCAGTGCAGGCTCTTCGTGTGACTCACCAGCTGAGGTTGGCACCAACACAGGCTCTCCGGTCTCACTTTCTGACTCCAGATCTCCGTTTGTACCAGTAG
- the LOC104150570 gene encoding P2R1A-PPP2R2A-interacting phosphatase regulator 1 isoform X3, with protein sequence MAQEKMELDLELPPGSAAAPGDGGGLRRSNSAPLIHGLSDNSQVFQANVLRTRRNSTTVMNRHSLFVPSSPVRIPSSRLHQIKQEEGMNLINRETVHEREVQVAMQMSQSWEESLSLSDNDCEKSSSPKQVDFIPVSPAPSPTRGIGKQCFSPSLQSLVSSSGLPPSPSPSPTRRFPSRRSQSPINCIRPSVLGSIKRKVCRHVVLMTIEAVQALRVTHQLRLAPTQALRSHFLTPDLRLYQ encoded by the exons atggCTCAGGAGAAAATGGAGCTGGACCTGGAGCTGCCGCCGGggagcgccgcggcgccgggcgacGGGGGCGGGCTGAGGCGGTCGAACAGCGCCCCCCTCATCCACGGGCTCAG TGATAATTCACAGGTGTTCCAGGCTAACGTTTTGCGAACCCGCAGGAACAGTACAACAGTTATGAATCGTCATAGTCTG TTTGTGCCATCATCTCCTGTTCGTATTCCTAGCAGCCGTCTTCATCAAATCAAACAG GAAGAAGGAATGAATTTGATAAACAGAGAAACAGTACATGAAAG AGAAGTGCAAGTAGCAATGCAGATGAGCCAGTCATGGGAGGAGAGCTTGAGCCTG AGTGACAATGATTGTGAAAAGTCGTCATCACCAAAGCAAGTAGACTTTATCCCAGTTTCTCCAGCTCCTTCACCTACCAGAGGAATAGGGAAG CAATGTTTCTCACCATCTTTGCAAAGTTTGGTGAGTAGTAGTGGATTACCTCCAAGTCCTAGCCCAAGTCCAACAAGGCGATTTCCAAG CAGGAGAAGCCAGAGTCCTATTAATTGCATTCGACCAAGCGTTCTTGggtcaataaaaagaaaag TCTGTCGTCACGTGGTCTTGATGACAATAGAAGCAGTGCAGGCTCTTCGTGTGACTCACCAGCTGAGGTTGGCACCAACACAGGCTCTCCGGTCTCACTTTCTGACTCCAGATCTCCGTTTGTACCAGTAG
- the PABIR2 gene encoding PABIR family member 2 isoform X3: protein MAQEKMELDLELPPGSAAAPGDGGGLRRSNSAPLIHGLSDNSQVFQPYVLRTRRNSTTVMSRHSMLLSSSPIRIPSSRLHQIRREEGVDLMNRETAHEREVQTAMQISQSWEESLSLSDNDLDKSEKSSSPKRIDFIPVSPAPSPTRGIGKQCFSPSLQMFVSSNGLPPSPIPSPTRRFSSALSLAEGVKVQSTVSGPVFLALLKEKVKWKLKVSQRDFFKEQPTCFLQMLHI from the exons atggCTCAGGAGAAAATGGAGCTGGACCTGGAGCTGCCGCCGGggagcgccgcggcgccgggcgacGGGGGCGGGCTGAGGCGGTCGAACAGCGCCCCCCTCATCCACGGGCTCAG tgacAACTCGCAGGTCTTTCAGCCTTATGTGTTGCGAACTCGCCGGAACAGTACAACAGTTATGAGCCGTCACAGCATG TTGCTGTCGTCATCTCCTATTCGTATTCCTAGTAGCCGACTTCATCAGATCAGAAGG GAGGAAGGAGTGGATTTAATGAACAGGGAAACAGCACATGAAAG ggAAGTGCAAACAGCAATGCAGATAAGCCAGTCATGGGAGGAGAGCTTGAGCCTG AGTGACAATGACTTGGACAAGTCTGAGAAATCTTCCTCCCCGAAGAGAATAGACTTCATCCCAGTTTCGCCTGCACCGTCACCTACTAGGGGAATAGGAAAG CAATGTTTTTCACCATCGCTGCAAATGTTTGTGAGCAGTAATGGATTACCTCCAAGTCCTATTCCCAGTCCAACAAGGCGGTTCTCCAG TGCTCTCTCTTTAGCAGAAGGAGTCAAAGTCCAATCAACTGTATCAGGCCCAGTGTTCTTGGCCCTATTAAAAGAAAAG GTGAAATGGAAACTGAAAGTCAGCCAAAGAGACTTTTTCAAGGAACAACCAACATGCTTTCTCCAGATGTTACACATCTGA
- the PABIR2 gene encoding PABIR family member 2 isoform X2 — protein MAQEKMELDLELPPGSAAAPGDGGGLRRSNSAPLIHGLSDNSQVFQPYVLRTRRNSTTVMSRHSMLLSSSPIRIPSSRLHQIRREEGVDLMNRETAHEREVQTAMQISQSWEESLSLSDNDLDKSEKSSSPKRIDFIPVSPAPSPTRGIGKQCFSPSLQMFVSSNGLPPSPIPSPTRRFSRRSQSPINCIRPSVLGPIKRKGEMETESQPKRLFQGTTNMLSPDVTHLTDLSSCLSSDILDGSSSSVGSSSDSLTKGSITTESPVTCSNSCSSFILMDDLSPK, from the exons atggCTCAGGAGAAAATGGAGCTGGACCTGGAGCTGCCGCCGGggagcgccgcggcgccgggcgacGGGGGCGGGCTGAGGCGGTCGAACAGCGCCCCCCTCATCCACGGGCTCAG tgacAACTCGCAGGTCTTTCAGCCTTATGTGTTGCGAACTCGCCGGAACAGTACAACAGTTATGAGCCGTCACAGCATG TTGCTGTCGTCATCTCCTATTCGTATTCCTAGTAGCCGACTTCATCAGATCAGAAGG GAGGAAGGAGTGGATTTAATGAACAGGGAAACAGCACATGAAAG ggAAGTGCAAACAGCAATGCAGATAAGCCAGTCATGGGAGGAGAGCTTGAGCCTG AGTGACAATGACTTGGACAAGTCTGAGAAATCTTCCTCCCCGAAGAGAATAGACTTCATCCCAGTTTCGCCTGCACCGTCACCTACTAGGGGAATAGGAAAG CAATGTTTTTCACCATCGCTGCAAATGTTTGTGAGCAGTAATGGATTACCTCCAAGTCCTATTCCCAGTCCAACAAGGCGGTTCTCCAG AAGGAGTCAAAGTCCAATCAACTGTATCAGGCCCAGTGTTCTTGGCCCTATTAAAAGAAAAG GTGAAATGGAAACTGAAAGTCAGCCAAAGAGACTTTTTCAAGGAACAACCAACATGCTTTCTCCAGATGTTACACATCTGACAGATCTCAGTTcatg cctGTCTTCAGATATTCTTGATGGGAGTAGCAGCAGTGTTGGCTCTTCGTCTGATTCACTGACTAAAGGCAGCATAACCACAGAGTCTCCAGTAACATGCTCAAACTCATGCTCTTCATTCATTTTGATGGATGATCTCTCACCTAAGTGA
- the PABIR2 gene encoding PABIR family member 2 isoform X1: MAQEKMELDLELPPGSAAAPGDGGGLRRSNSAPLIHGLSDNSQVFQPYVLRTRRNSTTVMSRHSMLLSSSPIRIPSSRLHQIRREEGVDLMNRETAHEREVQTAMQISQSWEESLSLSDNDLDKSEKSSSPKRIDFIPVSPAPSPTRGIGKQCFSPSLQMFVSSNGLPPSPIPSPTRRFSSRRSQSPINCIRPSVLGPIKRKGEMETESQPKRLFQGTTNMLSPDVTHLTDLSSCLSSDILDGSSSSVGSSSDSLTKGSITTESPVTCSNSCSSFILMDDLSPK, translated from the exons atggCTCAGGAGAAAATGGAGCTGGACCTGGAGCTGCCGCCGGggagcgccgcggcgccgggcgacGGGGGCGGGCTGAGGCGGTCGAACAGCGCCCCCCTCATCCACGGGCTCAG tgacAACTCGCAGGTCTTTCAGCCTTATGTGTTGCGAACTCGCCGGAACAGTACAACAGTTATGAGCCGTCACAGCATG TTGCTGTCGTCATCTCCTATTCGTATTCCTAGTAGCCGACTTCATCAGATCAGAAGG GAGGAAGGAGTGGATTTAATGAACAGGGAAACAGCACATGAAAG ggAAGTGCAAACAGCAATGCAGATAAGCCAGTCATGGGAGGAGAGCTTGAGCCTG AGTGACAATGACTTGGACAAGTCTGAGAAATCTTCCTCCCCGAAGAGAATAGACTTCATCCCAGTTTCGCCTGCACCGTCACCTACTAGGGGAATAGGAAAG CAATGTTTTTCACCATCGCTGCAAATGTTTGTGAGCAGTAATGGATTACCTCCAAGTCCTATTCCCAGTCCAACAAGGCGGTTCTCCAG CAGAAGGAGTCAAAGTCCAATCAACTGTATCAGGCCCAGTGTTCTTGGCCCTATTAAAAGAAAAG GTGAAATGGAAACTGAAAGTCAGCCAAAGAGACTTTTTCAAGGAACAACCAACATGCTTTCTCCAGATGTTACACATCTGACAGATCTCAGTTcatg cctGTCTTCAGATATTCTTGATGGGAGTAGCAGCAGTGTTGGCTCTTCGTCTGATTCACTGACTAAAGGCAGCATAACCACAGAGTCTCCAGTAACATGCTCAAACTCATGCTCTTCATTCATTTTGATGGATGATCTCTCACCTAAGTGA